The following coding sequences are from one Paramormyrops kingsleyae isolate MSU_618 chromosome 21, PKINGS_0.4, whole genome shotgun sequence window:
- the tpgs1 gene encoding tubulin polyglutamylase complex subunit 1, which translates to MAEKRRSGVSMAEPKIAKADSEEEFLSQLGVAALLRGSLLKLVEARPEDPIGFLADHFANLASGSEAADCGDAEPSRTVQDRLSQALWNLNLAHHSQRSAFNNNVRVAYELLMTGGQHLCPGGGVRGRIYTELLRSLCTEAGLSSSTSAPLLRRIQCQDHEAVPFELFRQGVLICTVFADYVRKSQSLYLAVCGGSEVPAQRALCQAALGALRDALDTTQCADTARYLEASAKIAPCTLAQAMVSAQSSYEAQAGASMDPEEFEKEAVALFTARIQPVS; encoded by the exons ATGGCGGAGAAGCGGCGATCAGGTGTGTCAATGGCCGAGCCGAAGATCGCCAAAGCGGACAGCGAGGAGGAATTTCTGTCCCAATTAGGGGTGGCTGCGCTGCTCAGGGGGTCTCTTCTTAAACTGGTGGAAGCCAGACCCGAAGATCCGATAGGATTTTTAGCCGATCATTTCGCTAATTTAGCATCGGGAAGCGAGGCTGCGGACTGCGGCGACGCAGAGCCGAGCAGGACGGTGCAGGACCGGCTGAGCCAGGCGCTGTGGAACCTCAACCTTGCGCATCATTCCCAGAG ATCTGCTTTTAACAACAACGTGCGGGTCGCCTACGAGCTGCTCATGACCGGAGGACAACATCTCTGCCCGGGTGGAGGAGTGCGGGGCCGCATCTACACCGAGCTCCTGCGCTCTCTCTGCACTGAAGCCGGCCTTTCCAGCTCCACCAGTGCGCCTCTGCTGCGCCGGATCCAGTGCCAGGACCACGAGGCCGTCCCCTTCGAGCTGTTCCGGCAGGGCGTGCTGATTTGCACCGTGTTTGCAGACTACGTGCGTAAATCTCAGTCCCTGTACCTGGCAGTCTGTGGCGGTTCCGAGGTGCCGGCCCAGCGGGCTCTCTGTCAGGCTGCCCTCGGTGCCCTGCGGGACGCACTGGACACTACGCAGTGCGCTGATACTGCACGCTACCTGGAAGCCAGTGCCAAAATCGCGCCTTGTACCTTAGCCCAGGCGATGGTGTCGGCACAGAGTTCCTACGAGGCCCAGGCCGGCGCCAGCATGGACCCAGAGGAGTTTGAGAAAGAGGCAGTAGCTCTGTTCACAGCCCGCATCCAGCCTGTGTCCTGA
- the LOC111836582 gene encoding RNA polymerase II elongation factor ELL-like isoform X2, protein MAALEEERRYGLSCARVSDGSSVSVFHVKLTDSALRAFENYQNRRNLSAHPSIRFAGSQGKICVPRPESPGNQQVFTFYLSNVGKDNPQGSFDCIRQHGSPGHFRLDGVGTIHDKITVCASDDSYEKARQSMTQAEEETRSRGAIVIKPGGRYPGKKVHIRKPPAPNPSDVAPCRQVNRPVIISSAMKKNGGVVAGVQGRPLRERLTHLLALKPYSRPELVLRLQKDGLSAQDRPSLDSLLQQVADLNSRDNSFTLKDCLFKEVQKDWPGYSEGDQQLLKRILVRKLCQSQNAAPAPGEDLSNPPKGVANTALSQSPPQKRSGITDFIDPLANKKPRISHLAGRMAPSLGDKLSSGQEAGAVPGGGGRLPGLCPPPPESTRPCDPLCDVSNDSGRSRRDREGRGAGAVDRLGQPIFGSGPASEPLPVRVSAPLPPGQPGLAGAPPEPPPAPAALHTKSKKKSKKNKGKEKSKDREKEKKGVAVQGAESRSGCDLTPSTDGLTGSMSHGGTGRNGTCHSASALPSTPEKADYLLKYTAICSHEQRQTYKNDFNVEYNNP, encoded by the exons ATGGCGGCGCTGGAGGAGGAACGGCGTTACGGGCTGTCCTGTGCGAGAGTAAGCGATGGAAGCAGCGTGTCTGTCTTCCACGTTAAACTGACTGACAGCGCGCTGAGAGCTTTTGAAAACTATCAGAACAGACGG AACCTGTCTGCACATCCCTCTATCCGCTTCGCCGGAAGCCAGGGG AAGATCTGCGTGCCACGGCCGGAAAGCCCCGGCAACCAGCAGGTCTTCACCTTCTACCTGTCCAACGTGGGCAAGGACAATCCCCAGGGCAGCTTTGACTGCATCCGGCAGCATGGCAGCCCGGGCCACTTCCGGCTGGACGGCGTCGGCACGATCCACGACAAGATCACCGTGTGCGCCTCCGACGACTCGTACGAGAAGGCGCGGCAGAGCATGACGCAGGCTGAGGAGGAGACGCGCAGCCGCGGCGCCATCGTCATCAAGCCCGGCGGGCGGTACCCAG GGAAGAAGGTGCACATCCGGAAGCCTCCGGCACCCAACCCGTCCGacgtcgccccctgcaggcaggtGAACCGGCCGGTCATCATCTCCAGCGCCATGAAGAAGAACGGCGGTGTGGTGGCGGGCGTGCAGGGGAGGCCCCTACGAGAGCGCCTCACTCATCTGCTGGCCCTCAAGCCCTACAGCAGACCGGAGCTGGTCCTGCGCCTGCAGAAGGACGGCCTCTCTGCCCAGGACAGGCCCTCCCTGGACAGCCTCCTGCAGCAG gTGGCTGATCTGAACAGCAGGGACAACTCATTCACCCTGAAGGACTGTCTCTTCAAGGAGGTCCAGAAGGACTGGCCTGGCTACTCTGAAGGGGACCAGCAGCTCCTCAAGAGGATTCTTGTTCG GAAACTCTGCCAGTCCCAGAATGCAGCCCCAGCCCCCGGTGAGGATCTGTCCAACCCCCCCAAGGGTGTGGCCAACACGGCTCTTTCCCAA TCGCCGCCTCAGAAGAGATCGGGAATAACGGACTTCATTGACCCTCTAGCCAATAAGAAGCCCAGGATATCACATCTGGCGGGGAGGATGGCTCCGTCTTTGGGTGACAAGCTGAGCAGTGGGCAAGAAGCAGGTGCAGTGCCAGGCGGCGGGGGTCGGTTGCCtggcctgtgcccccccccgccggaGTCGACACGCCCCTGTGATCCCCTATGCGATGTCAGCAATGACTCTGGCCGCAGTCGGCGGGATCGTGAGGGGCGGGGCGCCGGAGCAGTGGACCGGCTCGGTCAGCCCATCTTCGGCTCTGGCCCCGCCTCTGAGCCGCTACCCGTCCGAGTCTCCGCCCCTCTCCCCCCCGGCCAACCCGGACTTGCCGGAGCCCCCCCAGAGCCTCCCCCCGCCCCTGCCGCCCTGCACACCAAGTCTAAGAAgaagtcaaaaaaaaacaaaggcaaGGAGAAAAGCAAGGACAGGGAAAAGGAGAAGAAAGGTGTAGCGGTGCAGGGGGCGGAGTCACGGAGCGGCTGTGACCTCACGCCTTCCACTGACGGCCTGACAGGCAGCATGTCGCACGGCGGTACAG GTCGAAATGGAACATGCCATAGCGCCAGTGCCCTGCCGTCTACGCCGGAAAAGGCCGACTACTTACT GAAGTATACTGCCATATGCTCGCATGAGCAGCGGCAGACCTATAAGAACGACTTCAATGTGGAGTACA ACAATCCATAA
- the sf3a2 gene encoding splicing factor 3A subunit 2, with the protein MDFQHRAGGKTGSGGVASASESNRDRRERLRQLALETIDINKDPYFMKNHLGSYECKLCLTLHNNEGSYLAHTQGKKHQTNLARRAAKEAKEAPAQPAPEKVKVEVKKFVKIGRPGYKVTKQRDPESGQQSLLFQIDYPEIAEGIGPRHRFMSAYEQRIEPPDRRWQYLLIAAEPYETIAFKVPSREIDKAESRFWTHWNRETKQFFLQFHFKMEKALPPPSCPVPPMGVKRPPPLMSGLGPRPPTSEPVPPPPPGGMHLPPLPPEGPGSAQMPPQMPPQMPHAPGMPPPGPVPPMMRPPLPTEGPGGMPPPPPTN; encoded by the exons ATGGATTTCCAACACCGAGCCGGCGGTAAGACCGGGAGCGGCGGGGTCGCCTCGGCTTCGGAAAGTAACCGCGACCGTCGAGAGCGTTTAAGGCAGCTGGCATTGGAGACCATCGACATTAACAAGGACCCTTATTTTATGAAGAATCATTTGGGTTCCTATGAGTGCAAACTGTGCCTCACGCTGCACAACAACGAG GGGAGCTATTTAGCTCACACACAGGGGAAGAAGCATCAGACCAATTT AGCGAGACGAGCCGCTAAGGAGGCCAAAGAGGCTCCAGCCCAGCCGGCCCCGGAGAAGGTGAAGGTGGAAGTAAAGAAGTTTGTGAAAATCGGTCGCCCAGGATACAAAG TGACTAAACAGAGAGACCCAGAGAGTGGGCAGCAGAGTTTACTCTTCCAG ATCGATTACCCGGAGATTGCGGAGGGAATCGGACCACGGCACCGCTTCATGTCAGCCTATGAGCAGCGCATCGAGCCCCCCGACCGCCGCTGGCAGTACCTGCTCATAgcggcagagccctacgagaCCATTGCCTTCAAG GTTCCCAGCAGAGAGATTGACAAGGCAGAGAGCCGGTTCTGGACACATTGGAACCGAGAGACAAAACAG ttcTTTTTGCAGTTTCACTTTAAGATGGAGAAAGCCTTGCCCCCACCCAGCTGTCCGGTGCCCCCCATGGGGGTGAAGAGGCCACCTCCTCTGATGAGTGGGCTTGGTCCACGACCTCCCACAAGTGAACCAGTCCCCCCACCGCCTCCCGGTGGTATgcacctgccccccctgcccccggaGGGTCCAGGGTCTGCACAGATGCCCCCTCAAATGCCCCCTCAAATGCCCCATGCTCCAGGCATGCCTCCACCTGGTCCAGTGCCCCCCATGATGAGGCCGCCGCTGCCGACCGAAGGCCCCGGGGGGatgcccccgcccccaccaacCAACTAG
- the LOC111836582 gene encoding RNA polymerase II elongation factor ELL-like isoform X1: MAALEEERRYGLSCARVSDGSSVSVFHVKLTDSALRAFENYQNRRNLSAHPSIRFAGSQGKICVPRPESPGNQQVFTFYLSNVGKDNPQGSFDCIRQHGSPGHFRLDGVGTIHDKITVCASDDSYEKARQSMTQAEEETRSRGAIVIKPGGRYPGKKVHIRKPPAPNPSDVAPCRQVNRPVIISSAMKKNGGVVAGVQGRPLRERLTHLLALKPYSRPELVLRLQKDGLSAQDRPSLDSLLQQVADLNSRDNSFTLKDCLFKEVQKDWPGYSEGDQQLLKRILVRKLCQSQNAAPAPGEDLSNPPKGVANTALSQSPPQKRSGITDFIDPLANKKPRISHLAGRMAPSLGDKLSSGQEAGAVPGGGGRLPGLCPPPPESTRPCDPLCDVSNDSGRSRRDREGRGAGAVDRLGQPIFGSGPASEPLPVRVSAPLPPGQPGLAGAPPEPPPAPAALHTKSKKKSKKNKGKEKSKDREKEKKGVAVQGAESRSGCDLTPSTDGLTGSMSHGGTGRNGTCHSASALPSTPEKADYLLKYTAICSHEQRQTYKNDFNVEYSEYRDLHARIETVTRQFTVLDSQLRQLQPGTDKYKTIHNQILQEYRKIKKTNPNYAEEKNRCEYLHSKLAYIKKLIAEYDQQRLQGCY; encoded by the exons ATGGCGGCGCTGGAGGAGGAACGGCGTTACGGGCTGTCCTGTGCGAGAGTAAGCGATGGAAGCAGCGTGTCTGTCTTCCACGTTAAACTGACTGACAGCGCGCTGAGAGCTTTTGAAAACTATCAGAACAGACGG AACCTGTCTGCACATCCCTCTATCCGCTTCGCCGGAAGCCAGGGG AAGATCTGCGTGCCACGGCCGGAAAGCCCCGGCAACCAGCAGGTCTTCACCTTCTACCTGTCCAACGTGGGCAAGGACAATCCCCAGGGCAGCTTTGACTGCATCCGGCAGCATGGCAGCCCGGGCCACTTCCGGCTGGACGGCGTCGGCACGATCCACGACAAGATCACCGTGTGCGCCTCCGACGACTCGTACGAGAAGGCGCGGCAGAGCATGACGCAGGCTGAGGAGGAGACGCGCAGCCGCGGCGCCATCGTCATCAAGCCCGGCGGGCGGTACCCAG GGAAGAAGGTGCACATCCGGAAGCCTCCGGCACCCAACCCGTCCGacgtcgccccctgcaggcaggtGAACCGGCCGGTCATCATCTCCAGCGCCATGAAGAAGAACGGCGGTGTGGTGGCGGGCGTGCAGGGGAGGCCCCTACGAGAGCGCCTCACTCATCTGCTGGCCCTCAAGCCCTACAGCAGACCGGAGCTGGTCCTGCGCCTGCAGAAGGACGGCCTCTCTGCCCAGGACAGGCCCTCCCTGGACAGCCTCCTGCAGCAG gTGGCTGATCTGAACAGCAGGGACAACTCATTCACCCTGAAGGACTGTCTCTTCAAGGAGGTCCAGAAGGACTGGCCTGGCTACTCTGAAGGGGACCAGCAGCTCCTCAAGAGGATTCTTGTTCG GAAACTCTGCCAGTCCCAGAATGCAGCCCCAGCCCCCGGTGAGGATCTGTCCAACCCCCCCAAGGGTGTGGCCAACACGGCTCTTTCCCAA TCGCCGCCTCAGAAGAGATCGGGAATAACGGACTTCATTGACCCTCTAGCCAATAAGAAGCCCAGGATATCACATCTGGCGGGGAGGATGGCTCCGTCTTTGGGTGACAAGCTGAGCAGTGGGCAAGAAGCAGGTGCAGTGCCAGGCGGCGGGGGTCGGTTGCCtggcctgtgcccccccccgccggaGTCGACACGCCCCTGTGATCCCCTATGCGATGTCAGCAATGACTCTGGCCGCAGTCGGCGGGATCGTGAGGGGCGGGGCGCCGGAGCAGTGGACCGGCTCGGTCAGCCCATCTTCGGCTCTGGCCCCGCCTCTGAGCCGCTACCCGTCCGAGTCTCCGCCCCTCTCCCCCCCGGCCAACCCGGACTTGCCGGAGCCCCCCCAGAGCCTCCCCCCGCCCCTGCCGCCCTGCACACCAAGTCTAAGAAgaagtcaaaaaaaaacaaaggcaaGGAGAAAAGCAAGGACAGGGAAAAGGAGAAGAAAGGTGTAGCGGTGCAGGGGGCGGAGTCACGGAGCGGCTGTGACCTCACGCCTTCCACTGACGGCCTGACAGGCAGCATGTCGCACGGCGGTACAG GTCGAAATGGAACATGCCATAGCGCCAGTGCCCTGCCGTCTACGCCGGAAAAGGCCGACTACTTACT GAAGTATACTGCCATATGCTCGCATGAGCAGCGGCAGACCTATAAGAACGACTTCAATGTGGAGTACAGTGAATACCGGGACCTGCACGCGCGCATTGAGACCGTCACTCGGCAGTTCACCGTGCTCGACTCACAGCTCCGGCAGCTTCAGCCTGGCACTGACAAGTACAAG ACAATCCATAACCAGATACTGCAGGAGTATCGGAAAATTAAAAAG ACAAACCCGAACTACGCCGAGGAGAAGAACCGCTGTGAGTACCTGCACAGTAAGCTGGCATACATCAAGAAGCTCATCGCGGAGTATGACCAGCAGCGGCTCCAGGGCTGCTACTAG
- the plekhj1 gene encoding pleckstrin homology domain-containing family J member 1 encodes MCILARIRTAKTNKEFVFSDSDARNLSAAECLVSVGVENYDPAGHKCPIDEACRFDAKERERRPGACALPAVDAAYDFEMRFNERELISLSRQPSDKAAELGMRGPKKGDVVKKRLVKLVVNFLFYFRTDEEEPLGALLLEECRVEREDSQAFSIAFLDEAERKYLFECDSQEQCLEWIDSIVRASYEFMRKSLIFYRTEIHRMTGKDPLEQYGISDETRFQISSTTQPVSKES; translated from the exons ATGTGCATTCTGGCTCGCATAAGGACAGCCAAGACAAACAAGGAGTTCGTGTTCAGTGACAGTGACGCAAGAAACCTATCTGCGGCGGAGTGTTTAGTTTCAGTGGGTGTGGAAAATTACGACCCAGCCGGG CATAAATGTCCCATCGACGAAGCCTGTAGATTTGATGCTAAGGAGAGAGAGCGAAGGCCCGGAGCTTGTGCGCTGCCTGCTGTGGACGCGGCGTATGATTTCGAGATGCGTTTTAACGAGCGAGAGCTGATTTCGTTAAGCCGCCAACCGTCCGACAAAGCGGCGGAGCTGGGAATGAGGGGCCCCAAGAAAGGCGACG TTGTGAAGAAGCGGCTGGTTAAGCTAGTTGTAAATTTCCTATTCTATTTTCGCACGGATGAAGAGGAG CCTCTGGGAGCCCTGTTGCTGGAGGAGTGCCGCGTCGAGAGGGAGGACAGCCAGGCCTTCTCCATCG CTTTCCTAGATGAAGCGGAGAGGAAATACCTGTTTGAGTGCGACTCCCAGGAGCAGTGCCTGGAGTGGATAGACTCCATCGTCAGGGCCAG CTACGAGTTCATGAGGAAGAGCCTCATCTTCTATCGCACGGAGATTCATCGCATGACGGGCAAG GACCCCCTGGAGCAGTATGGGATTTCAGACGAAACTCGATTCCAGATCAGCAGCACTACTCAGCCTGTATCCAAGGAGAGTTAA